The segment CGAGATTGGCCCCTGCGTTGAGGTAGGCGAAACTGACGCCGTCACCACCTTGTCGCACCAAATGGGCAGCAAGGTCGTCGCCGATGTAGACGTCGGCCGTGTCGACCTCGCGCAGGTCGAGACGGTGCGGATCAGTCATTCCGCCATCGCGCTCACGTCGACGTGGAGCCCCAAAGCGTCAGCAATCTCGATGACAGACCCGAAGCTGATCGATCCGCTCCCCCGCTCAAGTGACTGAACACTGGAGCGGGACACCCCAGCCAAGTCAGCCAAAGTTTGTTGCGTGAGCCGCAGCGCGATCCGCCTCTCAGCGAACGCCACACCTATGCGTGCGATTTCAGGCATAGCACCATCGCGTTGCGATTTCCTA is part of the Mycobacterium adipatum genome and harbors:
- a CDS encoding helix-turn-helix domain-containing protein → MGPRRRKSQRDGAMPEIARIGVAFAERRIALRLTQQTLADLAGVSRSSVQSLERGSGSISFGSVIEIADALGLHVDVSAMAE